DNA from Terriglobia bacterium:
CTCCGGGGAGGATTGGGGCATACTCGCGGATCGGCAGGGGGCGCCCATGCCCGCCAATAGCAAGACCGCTGCCCAGAGCAGCCTCTTTGCCAGGATGCGAACCATCCCCCTATTATTGCACAAATGAGGTTAACTGACGTGCGACAGATTGTGGCAGTTGCGCGTGCACCCGGATGAGGTCTGTTGTGATTTCTTTTTCGAGGAGGTGTCCCTTCCGCTGAATCAGACTCAAAACCCGCGCTTCGGCATGGGGAAAGACCAGGTGGCAATCCACGAGCGGATCACGCAGGAGCATGGCATCTATGCGACGCACCAGCTCCTCGAGTCCTTCCCCCGTGAGGGCAGAAACGAAGACCCCCTGGGCAGGATCCGGACGACCGGTCGGAGGTTCCAGGAGATCCGTCTTGTTGTACACCTTGAGAATCGGAGTATGTTTCACCTGAAGGTCTTCGAGCACGCTGTTGACCGCAACTTCGTGATCCATGAACTGGGGGTCGGCCCGATCAATCACATGCAGGATCAAATCGGCCTCGACGACTTCTTCGAGCGTTGCCCGGAAGGCGGTCACCAACGTATGGGGAAGTTTTCGGATGAAACCGACGGTATCGGAAAGCAGGGCCATCCGCTTGGAAGGGAGCACCATCTTGCGAAGGGTGGGGTCGAGAGTGGAGAAGAGTTGTCTTGACACCCCAACATCAGAGTCGGTCAGGGCATTGAAGAGGGTCGACTTTCCGGCATTGGTGTATCCCACCAGGGAAAGGGTTGCGATCAAGGTGTCGCGACGGTGGCGTCGATGCAATTCGCGCTGGAAACGCACGCGTTCCATTTCCGCACGGATCCGGGCGATACGTCGAATGATGCGTCGACGGTCCATCTCCAACCGGGTCTCGCCGGGGCCCCGAGTCCCGATGCCCCCGCCCAGCCGCGAAAGTTCGACGCCATGGCCGGTCAGGCGGGGTCGCAGGTAGTCGAGTTGCGCCAATTCAACCTGCAACTTCCCTTCGCGCGTCCTCGCGCGCTGTGCAAAGATGGCAAGAATCAACTGGGTGCGGTCGATGACCCGGCATTCCGTCAGGTTCTCCAGATTCCGTTGCTGTGTCGGGGTCAACTCGTCATCGAAGATGAGGAGCGTGACCCGGCCCGATTGGATTTGTTCCCGGAGTTGAAGACCCTTTCCCCGCCCAATGAAAAAGGCCGGGTCGAGGTTGGGCCGCGATTGACTGATGCGGCCCACCACCTCGGCTCCGGCCGTAAATGCCAGTTCTTGAAGTTCGTCGAGGGAATCGTCGCCTTCGCGCCGGGCGCCCGTTGAACGTCCGCGCGAGGCTCGCTGCGAACAAACGGAAACCAGTAAAGCCCTGTCGTTCACTGATCTTAAAGAAGTAACTCTGGATCCCACCTAACTCACATTGGCAGTCGTCGGCGCCGCAACGGGAGGAGGCGCTTGACTGGATATTGACCGAGCCACGACGACCGTTGAAATAGCGTGCTTGAAAATCAATTGGTCCTGATTACTGGCCTCGAGAATGACCGAATACTTATCAAAACTTTTGATGCGGCCCGTCAGTTTCACCCCGCTTAATAAATAGATTGTTACGGTCTGTTTTTCCTTCCGGGCGTTGTTCAAGAAAGCGTCCTGGATGTTCTGCGCCACCTTGTTGTCCACAGTACCCTCCTCAGCAGGGCCCTTACGAGCCTGCAATGAACTTCAAAAAATTCAAAACCTGCTCTTGAACGGTCCGATCATCTCCGAATCCAACAAACCAAGTCACCCCCCCCTCCTTGTTGAACCAAGTCATCTGGCGTTTTGCATAATGACGCGTTGCCTTCTGTGCCTCAACCACCGCCGCGG
Protein-coding regions in this window:
- the hflX gene encoding GTPase HflX; this encodes MNDRALLVSVCSQRASRGRSTGARREGDDSLDELQELAFTAGAEVVGRISQSRPNLDPAFFIGRGKGLQLREQIQSGRVTLLIFDDELTPTQQRNLENLTECRVIDRTQLILAIFAQRARTREGKLQVELAQLDYLRPRLTGHGVELSRLGGGIGTRGPGETRLEMDRRRIIRRIARIRAEMERVRFQRELHRRHRRDTLIATLSLVGYTNAGKSTLFNALTDSDVGVSRQLFSTLDPTLRKMVLPSKRMALLSDTVGFIRKLPHTLVTAFRATLEEVVEADLILHVIDRADPQFMDHEVAVNSVLEDLQVKHTPILKVYNKTDLLEPPTGRPDPAQGVFVSALTGEGLEELVRRIDAMLLRDPLVDCHLVFPHAEARVLSLIQRKGHLLEKEITTDLIRVHAQLPQSVARQLTSFVQ
- the hfq gene encoding RNA chaperone Hfq — encoded protein: MDNKVAQNIQDAFLNNARKEKQTVTIYLLSGVKLTGRIKSFDKYSVILEASNQDQLIFKHAISTVVVARSISSQAPPPVAAPTTANVS